The Pseudomonadota bacterium genome segment CGAAGCGGAGACGTCCTCGTCGTAGGCGAAGGTGCGGACGCGGCCCTCTTCGGCCTTGAAGGGCGGGCGGACGAGGAAGCGCGGCATCACCAGACCGAGGTAACGCGCGTCCTCGGTCTCGCGCAGGCCCTTCCACTTGGTGTACTGCGGCGCCTCGAAGAGCCCCTCGAGGTCCTTGAGGTAAGGCAGGTTGGAGAAGTCCTTCTCCTCGGCGCCGAAGAGCGTCGGCGAGGCCGCAGCGATCACCGGCGCGTGGGCCATCGCGCCGACAGCGGCGAGATGGCGCAGCAGCGTGATGTCGCTGTTGCCGAGACCGAACTGGTAGTTGCAGACCATCGCCCCGTAGGGCTTGCCGCCGAACTGTCCGTACTCCGCGGTGTAGACCTGCCGATAGAGACCGGAGGTGGGGATTTCGGTGGCGTCCTCGAAGTCGTCGAGCAGCTCCTGCTTGGTGGCCTGAAGCAGGCTGATGCGGATGTTCTCGCGAAAATCAGTGCGGTCGACCAGCAGCTTGAGGCCACGCCAGGCCGACTCGATTTTCTGGAAGTCGGGATGGTGCAGGATGTGGTCGACTTGCTTGCCGATGCGGCGATCAATCTCGGCGATGACCACATCGATGACCTTGCGGTCGATGCGCTCGCCGGCGCTGCGGCGTCCGACGAGCTGGCCGATCAGCGCCTGGACGCTGGAACGAGCCTCGTCGTAGCCCTCCTGGGCCGGCCGCACCTTCATCTCGGAGACAATCGAATCGAGCAGCGAGGGCGCCTGCGCCTCGGCTGCGGGTGGGGTAACCTGCGCTTCTGTCTTGCCTTGGTTGGCCATGCTTTGCTCCTCCGCTCAGAATCCCTGGTTGTGTTTGGCTTATTCGTCTGAGCCCGAGCCCAGACCGAGCTCCGCCAGCAACTGCGAACGCTGCGCTGGATCGTCCAGCACGGCCTCGAGTCGCTTGCGGAAGCCAGGGATATTGCTCAAGGGTCCCTTGAGCACGGAGAGAGCATCTCGGAGGTCGACTAACTTGCGCAGCTCCGGCACCTGTTGACAGAGGGCGTCCGGGGAGAAGTCCTTCATGCCCTTGATCGAGAGCGCGACCGAGAGCTCACGCCCGGCGGCGGCCTCGCCCGTCAGGACCTCGGGGACGGAGGCGTTGACCTGCACATCCTGCGCGGCCAGCACGTCGTCGAAGTTGTCCTTGTCGATGCTGATGGCAGGGCGCTCCTCGATCGGGGTGTCGTCTTCGCGTCCGTTGAAGTCGCCCATCACCATGAAGCGGAAGGGCAGCTCGACGTCTTCCTGGTGGCCCCCTGTTTCAGGGCGGTAGACGATGTTGATCCGCTCTTTGGGAGCGACTGATCCCTCTTTGCCGGCCATCCTCTGCTCCTATTCTCTGCCGAGGGACTCGCACCCGAAGGCCACCCCGATCGGATAGCTGAGGCGAGTCGTCGTGTACAGAGGCCCGGGCAAAAAAAGCCTGGCTGTGCCTTCACGGCCGCGACCGAGGTGTCTCGCCGCGACCGGTCCAGCCCGGCTCCGCCCGTGCGCCCCGCACGGTTCATGCCAATTCTCGCGAGAATATCACCAAGGCGGGGGGCCCGACAAAGATCGGGTGCTGCATGGGGACCTGCGCCAGGCGGAGTCCAAGCGAAGGCTCGAGCGCCCGTCGGGCTCTAGCCCGGGCGCAGCCGGCAGGCCGCCTCGGCATCGACGCGCGCGACGAGGGCGAGGAGCTCCACCGACTCACGGCGCAGCGCGTCGGCGTGCTCGGCGCCGAGGCGCCCGACGAGCTGCTCGTTGCAGGCGAGCAGGGCGGTCGCGGCCGCGACCAGCAACTCGGGCTGCCATTCGAGGGCGGGCTGCTTGAGCTCGTCGAGGAGCCCGCGCAGCAGCGGCTGGCCGAGGTCGGCGGCCTGATGGGCCAGGCAGAGCTCGGCCAGCGCGAGGCGCACACGGAAGCGGTCGGGCTTGAGCCCGCAGGCATCGAGGCTCTCCTGCAGCAGGTGGCAGCCGGCGGCGAGGCCCTGGCCGGCGGCGGCCTCGCGGGCGGCGGCGACCTGCGCGACGAGCCAGGCCTCGCCCTCGCCAGGGGGTGGCGCTGCTGTCAGGGGCGGCGCTGCCTCAGCGGCGGGGCTCGCCGCAGGCGCGGTGGCAAGCTCGAGGCCGAGGATCGGCGCGATGCGGGCTCCGAGCCAGGCGGCCTCGTCAGGCTTCAGGTCGGCCAGGGAGCCGAGCGCGAGCACGGCAGCCGCGGCGTGGCCCGCGACCTCGGCGGCGGCAGCCTCGTGGTCGGTTCCCAGGGCGCTCAAGGCCTGCGCCAGCAGACAGATCGCGCGCGGGTTGAGCCCGCCACCGTCGGCGAGCACCGCCAGCAGCAGCTCGTCGACAACCGCGGGCGCTGCCTCGTGGGCGGCCTGCTCCAGCTCCCTGAGGCGGCGCGGGCTCAAGCTGGGCGCGGCGCGGTCGCCCTCCGGGACGACGCCGAGCATCGACGCCGCGAGCGCGAGCTGGTAGCCCAGGGCACGCCGTGGCGCCTGCCGCAGCTGGTATTCCCCGAGCAGCGCGAGACCGTCGTGCAGCAGCTCGAGCAGCGCCGCCGCCTGGTCGGCGTCCTCGATCCGCTCGGGCAGCAGGCGACCGGGAAGCGCGGGCTGGGGCACGCTTAAGGGCTGAGCCTGGAGTGCGGGCTCGGAAGCCAGCCGCGGCTCGGGCGCCGCCTCCGGCGGGGGCGGGGGCGCGGGCTCGGCCTCCGGCGCGGGTGCGGGCGCGGGTGCGGGCGGGGCCGGGGCGGGGGCGCTCTGCTCGACCAGCGCGGCCAGCGCGCCCTTGATCGCGCCGGTGGCGGCGCGCATCTCGCCCAGCTCGCCGTTGACCAGCGCGTCCAGCCGCTCGAAGTCCTCGGCGCATTGGCGCAGGGCGTCGTGGTCGGCGGCGACGGCCTCGGGTAGCGGATCGAGCGCGGCGGTCAGCCGCTGGGTCAGCCACGAGAAGGCGCCCGCGCGGCCGCGCTTGCGGCCCGGAGGTGGGAAGAGCTCGGCCAGATGCTCCTCCGCTAGCTGGCGATAGGCGCAGACGCCGGCCATCAGGCCCCCAAGGCCCTCGCGCTGCAGGAGCGCCACGCAGAGGGCCCCGAGCACGGACATATCCTTGGTGCGCTCGCGCAGCAGGGCGTCGGCGCAGTGCAGCACCGCGGCCCAGTCACAGACCTCGCCGTGCAACGAGCCGAGCTTGGCCACCTCGAGGTTGAGCTGCTCGAAGCGGGCGTCGTCGCGCCCGGCGTCACCGGCGAAGGCGTCGGGGCGAATCGGTTGGCACCAGCGTGCCGCGCGCTCGAGGATGGCCTGGGTCATGGGCGCTCGAGCAGCACGCGCAGGGGCTGCCCGGCGAGGACCTGGCGACCGGGTGGCCCGCCCTCGTCGGCCGGAGCGACGGTGGCCAGGTCGCAGATGGCATCGTCCTGCCAACGCGGGCACCAGAGCGCGGCCAGCGACTTGGGACTGAGCTGATCGAAGTGGATCATCAGGGTGCTATCGGTCCAGAGCGCGAGGGGGACGACGGGACTGCTATAGACCCGCTGCAGAATCGCTAACCACAGCGCCGCGTCGTTGATCGGCGCGGCCCCGAGCGGACAGCGCGTGCCGTAACGCACGCGCGCCTGGCTGGCGCTCGCCGCCCGAGCCACGCCCTCGAGCAAGCTCAGCGCCGCGCGCTGCCGAGGCAGCGCCCCCGCGCCGAAGATCGCGGCCATCGCTAGCGCGCCGTCGGTGCGATCGAGGTAGTGATCGTGGCGCGCCTGCGCCGCCTCGAGGTCCGCAGGCCTGGGCGCTTGAAGGCCGCGCACGGCCTCGGCCAATGTGTCGTGCGCGAGCTGCTCACGGCGCGCGAGCAGGCGCAAGGCGTCGTGCAGGAAGCGATGATAGGGCAGGGTCGGATGCGCCGCCGCGAGCGCAGCGAGCTCGAGCTCGGCAAAGATCACGAGCGGAAAGGAACGGCCGGCGCGGTCGGCGCTGGGCACGAAGAGCCCGAGCAAGCAGCGCGCGGGCCGCGCAGCGCCCTCGCCGTGGTAGAGGAAGAAGACGGGCGGCGCACCGGCGTAAACTGCGGCCCACTGCTCGAAGAGCCGATCGCCGGCCACCAGCGCCGCCGAGAGCCAGCGGTCGAAGCCGCGCACCAGCTCGCTGCCGGCCTCGTGGCGCAGGAAGTCGCCGGCCGTCGGATGCTTGCCAAAAAGCCCCACGCTCACGGCACCCATTTGATCAGCTCGTTCCATCAGCTCGTTCCATCGGTTGGGCAATCCCCCGGGGCTTCGACGCTCGGCCGCGCACCCCGCGCCAGCGTCAGCAGCAGTCCAGCGTCAGCGGCAGTCCAGCGTCAGCGACAATCCAGCGTCAGCGACAATCCAGCGTCAGTAGGCCGAAGAGCGGATGAGCGCTGCGCGAGGGGCGTACGTCCATCGGGATGCGTATCTTGCCCTGCTGGAAGCTCCACTCCGCCTGATACCAGCCGCCCTCACGTCGCACCTTGGCGCGCCCCATCAGATGCGGCAACGACCAGTCCCCATCGTAGCTGATCTCCTCGCGGAGGCCCGCCCCACCGCGCACGACGATGCGACTGCGGCCGCCCTGGCCGCGCCACTCGAGCGTCCACAGCTCGGGCGGGCCATTGCGATAGGTCATCGCGCGCCCCTCGACCTCGAGCACGATCTCACTGATCTGGTAGCCGGCGCCCGCCGCCAGAATCGCGGGCCGCGGTCGCACCTCGAAGCGCAGCAGTGGGGTCTCGCTGCCAAAGGGGAAGAGCGCGCGGCTGACCTGCCAGGCGCGGTTGATGAACGCCACCACGGGTGCGGGGACCGTGCCATCGGCGTCGGGCTCGAAGTGATCGCCGCGACGCGGCAGGCGCTCGCGCAGCTGCGCGTCGTAATAGCTCCAGACGGTGCCCCGGGGCGCGAAGAATTCGATCACGTCCTGCATCAAGGCATCGCGGCCCGAGCGCGCGAAGGGGTAGCGCCCCGCCAACCGCTCGCTGAAGCCCGCGCATAGCTCGTTGCTGAAGGAGCGACCGGAACGCCCGGCCTGTTCGGCCCGCGCGGTGCTGTCGGTCATCTGCAGCGGCGCGAAGAAGAGATCCTGTACCAGCCGGCGCAGGCCACCGGGCAGCAAGGCCAACACGCCCTTGGTGACGCGCTGCGCGTCCTCCAGGACCTTCGGCACCTGCGCGGCCCCGCCGCCGCTCTGCTGCTTGAGCTCGGCCGCGAGGGCCTCGCGCACGGCCTCGAGCTGCTCGAGGTACTGGCGCAGGCCCGAGACCTGCGCGCGCCCGTCGGCGCCGTCGCCCGGCACCACCAGCTCGTGCAGCGGCCGGAAGGCCTCGCTGACAGGGGTGTCGGCCTCAGCCAACGCCCGCCCCGCGACCTTGTCGAGCCCGAGGCGCTGGGCCGAGCTGAGCGCGCGGCCGGCGCGACCGCGGACCAGGCGCGAGGCGCCCCTCAGCGAGGCGGTGGGCGCGTCGACCAGCGGCAGCTCGGTGTTATGAACGACGGCCGCGAAGAGGTCATCGTAGAGTGCGGGCGGATCGGTCAGCCGTTCGAGCAGGCGCAGGGCGTCGGCCGCGGTCGAAGGCTGCTGGACCGAAACCCCGCGCAGGAAGCGCTGCCACGCGGCGACGTACTGCTCGAAGTAGCGCTGTCGCAGCCGCGCCGTGAGGTCCTTTCCCTCCTCCTCGCCGAGCACCCAGGGCTCGACGCCCCCGCCGACGACGGCGCGCTGGGCCAGCCGCGCGCGGATGAAGCGCGACCAGCCCTGGCGCGTGTAGATGCCCGGCACGTCATATTGCGCGCTGATCACCGTCTGGATGCGGCCACGCAGCAGCTCGCGCAGCTTCAGCGGTTGCAGGCGCTGCGCCGCCTGGCCGACCATCCGCCGATACTCCGCGTCGCGCGAGCGGAGCGCCTGGCGCGTGTTGCGAATCACCGACTCGTCGCGGTCGAGCCAGCCCGCGCGCCCGGCCGCCAGCGAGGTCAGGTAGCGGCGGGCGTTGCGCTCGAGCAGCTCACCCTCGCTGGCCACGTCGGGGTGCAGGCGCTTGCGCCACTGCTCGAGCAGCACGGGCACGGCGAAGTCGAGGTCGAGGCGCTTGCGGTCGGTGACCATCAGATACGCCTTCAGCAGGTCGAAGTCCCGAGGCGTCTCCTTGCTCGCGGCATCGGCGGCGCTGGCGACATCGACGAGCGTGGCCTCGAGCTCGGTGCCTGCGGGCTCGACGAAGGCGCGCCGCAGGCGCTTGACGAGCACGGCCTGCGCCGGCGGGAATAAGCGCTCGCCCTGGTAGTAGCCCAGCCGCCAGAGCCACGGCGGGCCATCGCTGGCGTGGTGGCGCAGGAGGTCGACGCGCTCGCCGAGGCGATCGAGCGCCTGCAGACTGTCGGTGACCTGGCGCGGATCGTCGGGCGTGATGATGCGCGAGCGTTGAGAGAGGTCGACCGTGCTGGAGATCAGCAGCCGGTTGTTGATGAAGGAGGTGATGGTACCGCCGAGGATCGCGACGGCGGCCAAGAGCGCGAGGCCGAGCGCTGCCAGCCGCACGCGGCCGCGCCGGATCAGCCCGGCGGCGGTCATCCCCGCCAGGTCCTTGTCGGGGAAGATCACCCGCGTGAAGACATCGTGGAGGAAGTAGCTCTTCTTCGTGCTCTCGGCCTGCAGCGCGCCGCCGCTCAGCTCGCGCAGGCCGAGGGCGCGCGTCAGCGCGGTGATCACGCGATCGATCGGGCGCCCCTCCTGCGTGCCGCTGCAGAAGTAGACGCCGCGCAGCCGTGGCGTCTCGTGATAGGGGTTGCGGACCAAGAGCTGGCCGACGAAGCTGACGAGCTGGTCGCGAGCGGCGCTGAGCTGCAGCGGAAACTGGAAGACGGCGGCGCGTTGCTGCGAGCGTGCGTGGGGCAGCCGCGCCAGACCGCGGCGCCGCAAGCGCTCCGCCAGCAGGTCGAACTCCGCGCGGAAGGAGCCCTCGACGTCGTCGAGCGCGCTCGGCGCCAGCGTGCAGCCGAGCACCTGCGCGCGCGAGGACTTGGTCAGATCGGCGAAGTACTCGACGAAGCCGGAGAGCAGGTCGCACTTGGTGAAGAGCACGTAGATCGGCAGCGCGAGCTGCAGCTCCTGCAGGACCTGGTCGATGCGACTGCGGACCTGGGTCGCCAGCTCCTCGAGCTGATCGGGCTTGGCCGTGATCACGTCGGCCACACTGACGGCGACGATCAGCCCATTGAGCGGGCGGCGACGCCGGTAGCGCCGCAAGAGCCGCAGGAAGCCGAGCCACTCGTCGAGGTCCTCGTCCTCGGAGGTGTAGCGCCCAGCGGTGTCGAGCAGGATCGCCTGGTCGGAGAACCACCAATCACAGTTGCGCGTGCCGCCGACGCCGCGCACGGCCTTGCGCTCACCCGGCGTGAAGGGGAAGTTCAGGCCGGAGCGCAGCAGCGCGGTGCTCTTGCCGGCCGCCGGCGGCCCGATGATCATGTACCAGGGCAGCGCGTAGAGCGCCGTCCCGCTGCCGCCGCCGCCGAGGCGTGATTTCTTCAGCGCGGCGACCGCGTCGTCGAAGGCCTGATTCAGGGCGCCGATCTCGGACTGGCGGTCGGGGCGGGCGCTCTGCTGATGCGCGCGTCCCTGCTCGGCGATCGCGCTCTCCAGCCCGCGGGCCGCGCGGCGGCGCTCGAAGAGGCGCCACACCAGATAGGCCAAGGGCGGCAGGAGCAGCGCAAAGATGATGACGAGGCGCCAGAGCACGCTGGTGATGCCGATCAGCGGCGCCAGCAGCCAGACCGCCGCGACGACCACGACCAGCAGCAGCTCGAAGAGCAGCACGCGCCAGATCATCTCAACCTCGCGCCAGGCGCTCGAGCAGCTCGACCGCATTCGAGCTGCTCCAGGTCACGATCACGTAGAGCACCACGGCCACCAGCAGGGCCAGCCCTACGCCCCCGAGCGCCAGCGGCAGCAGCAGGCGCTGACGATCACCGATCCCTTCGCGGGTCGCCGGCTCGCCGTGGGGCGAGAGCTTCTTGATGTTGCCGCGCACCACCTCGCGCGCCAGCTCCTCGATGAAGCGCTCGTGCTCGGTCGGGCTGCCCATGTGGTACTCGCCGCGATAGCCGAGCGCGAGACAGAGGTAGTAGATCTGGAGCGCCGCCGAGCCGCGACGCCGCAGCTCGGTGAGGCGGCTGAAGAAGCGCACGCCGGCGCGCGTCTCGCCGAAGAGCAGGGCCTGCAGCGGGTTCTGGCCCCAAGCCAGCTTCCCCGGCCAGTTCGAGTACTGAATCATCTCGTCGAGGAAGGCCGCCATCGCGAAGCGCGTATCCTCGAGATCCTGGACGGCGACGGCCGCCTCGGGCGCGCGGCTGTTGAGCGACTCGAAGAGCAGGAGCACGCGGCGCCGGAACGACTCGACGTCGGGGAACTCGACGTGGCCACCGGCGACCTGCAAGCCGAGCACGAGAAACTCGGTACATAGCCCGACGAGCGTCTCGCTGGCATCGTGCTGCTGCCCCGCGCCTCTGCTTGCGCTGTTCATTGCGCTCATCGCCGACGCAACTCCTTGACCACCTGCCCGCTCAGCCGCCGACCGCGATCAGCTCGAGCTGGACGCGGTCGGGACGCACGGGTTGGTAGATTGCCAGCGTGCCTGCCTGCGCCACCGCATCCCAGTAGCGCCCCTGTTTCTCCAGGCGCAGGTAGACCATGTGGGCGCGCACGGGCACGGCGGCCGGCGGCGCGAGATCGATGCGCACGGCCACGCCCGGCAGCGCGGCCTGGACGATGTGGGCGATCTGGTCGACGGAGCCGGCCTTGACGTAGCGCGGCACGTCGTCACGCAGCGTCTCCTCGGGCACGTCGCCGCCAGCGACCAGATAGAGCTGCGCCCGGCGCAGGAGCTGCGGATCATCGATCGCCGCGACGAAGAGGCCGGGCTGGGTCTGGTCGAGACGAAGGGTCGTGTAGCGGGCGGAGACCACCGAACCGAGCAGGCGCAGCACGCGCTCGAGCAGCGGATAGAGCGTGCCCGCGAGCGCCGCGTGATCATAGGGCGGAAGATCGAGCGGGTCGCTGGCGGCATCGAAGGTGGCGAGCTGACCGGCGAGCGTGGCCAGCGCCAGGTAGAGCGGCTCGGGATGGACCGGGCCGCTGGCATAGTGCATCAGCGTCGGCAAGGCGCCGTTGACGGTGTGCAGGTACCAGAAGGTCGCCAGGTCGGCGGCCCCGAACTCGACCATGGAGGCCGCTCTGCCGCCGTATTTGGTGACCAAATCCTTCTGCTTGGCGGCGAGCGCCGCGACCAACCGCTCGAGCCGGGCGCGCAGCGCCGGCGCCGGCCGCAAGCTCAAGCAGGGCGGTACGTAGAGGTCGCTCACCACCAACCGCCCAGAGTCGCCCGGCACCAGCTCGGCGAGCTTCAGCGTGACGAAGTTCTGCCGGTTGTCGTGGCCGAAGAGGAGCTGCACGTTGGGGCGCACATAGTCGATCTCGGTGTCGGCCGCCGTGCGATAGACATCGGCGAGGAGCTGGGCACCACTGAGGTAGCGCGTGCCCGAGGGCGCCTGCTCGGGGCTCGCGCCGCCGACGTCCTGGCTCGGCACCGCGAGGAAGACCTCGACGCCGCGCGCGACCCGCGCGTCGCCGGCCAGCGTGACCGCGAGACCCTTGAGCGGTTGGTCGCGATCGATTTCGACCAGGGCCCCGTCGGGTAGCACGGCCCGACAGCGGCTCAGGCGAAAGACGCCGCGCGCCAGCTCGTCGGGGTCGATCTCCAGCTCGCTGACGCCCCAGCCGTGAGTCGCCACCATCCCGAGCCGCGTGTCGACCAGGCGCTCGTGGTAGGCGTCCATCAGCTGCAGGTGCTGGGGCATGATGAACAGCCCCTCTTTCCACATCGGCTTGCGCATTAGGGCTCGCTCGCGGCAGGGACCGCCTCCGGCTCGTTGATCGTGAACCCCTGGAGCTGGGCGTGCACGATGGTGTGCAGCGCGTCCTTATCAGCGCAGCGGCGGCTCTGGGCACCGAGGTCCACGACGTGCTGCCAGCGCCGGTCGCTGCTCTCGCGGAAGACGGCCACCAGCGCGACGTAGGTCGCCTCGCGGTGACTCCTCAGCGGGAAGATCTCAAGCTTACCGGGATAAGCGGTGAACGAGACACTCTGCAGCAGCTCGCGCCCCAGGGCCTCCGAGGCCCGCTGCCAGACGGTCTCGAAGTCGAGTTGGTCGAAGACCTGCCGATCGCGCAGGAGCAGCACGCGAACCTCGACCGGCATCGACTGGCCGTCGGCGTTGGGGTTGAGCTGCTCGCTCGCCTGCAGAAAGATCTCGATCGGTGGCGGCTCGCACGCGCCACCGGGGCCACCACGAGCGCCGGCACCCTGGAGCTTGCCGAGCACCTCGTCGCCGGAGGGTGGTGTGGGGCGGCAGGACGCGCTGGCCGCCAGGAGCAGGAGCGGCAGCAAGGCGCAGGCACCCCGCGCGCCGCAGCCCCGCGACGGCAGTGCAAGGATCGCCGGGTGGCTCGCCGCAGGCATCACGCCTCCACCGTGAAGAGCAGGCGCACGGCGCCAACGGCGAACTCCTCGCCGGGCATCACCGTCTGCTGCCCGATTCGTTGTCCCTGATACCATACGCCTCCCTCAGCGCCGAGATCGGCGACGATGCAGCCCTTGTCCTTGCGCAGCACGACCGCGTGGCGTTCACCCACGCCCTCGCCGCGGATCACGAACGCATTACTCGGGTGGCAGCCGAGGGCGCAGGCGACGCCGTCGCGCAGCCCCAGCGAACGGCCCTGGTCGAGCCCCGTCAGCACCTCGAGGCGGGCGGCCGCGAGTTGGCGTTGCGGAAAGCGCGCCGCGAGCTTGAAGAGGAAGCGTCGCGCCCCGACGTTGAAGCTATCGCCGTCGTTGAGCGGCTGGGCGAGGACCTGGCCCTGTGCGCCGCGCAGCTCGACGCGGTAGCCGCGGCTATCGAGGCAAATGGTGCCCTCGAGTCCCGGCGCGTCCTCGGGCGGCAGCCTGAGCTCGGCGCCGGCCTCGGCGGCCAGCCGGAACCCATTGCCAACGACGATGGTCGGCATCGTCGGCTGATCGAGGGGCACGATCCACGCGCTGAAGTCGACATCGGTGATCTGCTCGACGGCCAACACGGCGGTCTTGCGGTCGAGCATCCGGCCGGGCTGCACGCCCTCGGCCGCCAGCGGCTGCACCGCCAGAAAGGGCGCCGCGCCGGCGGGCGCAGGCGCCGACGCGGGTAGCGGTGCCGCGGGCGCAGGGGCCGGCGCTGGCGCCGGCGCCATGAGGGGCGCGCCGTAACCGGGGACGGCCGCGGGCCGCGCGAGGGCGGGCGCGGGCGCTGCATGGGCGACGCGGCGCAGGTAGTCCTCGGGGTCGGGTAGGCGCAAGGCGGGCCCGTGACCCTGCTCGGCGAGGGGCGGCCCCGCGGAGCCGTCGGGATCGGGGAGCGGCAGGCGAAAGCCGCCAAAGGCGCCCTGCGACGACGGTGAGTGGAGCGACGGCGCGGGCAACGCCGCCTCGGCGGGGAAGGCCTCGGGCGCTGGGCGCTCGGCGGCGACCGGCGCCGCGGCGGGCGGCGCCAGCACCACCAGGCCACTATTCGGTGCGTGCGCCGGGGCGGAGCCCCAGGTCGGCGGCTGTGCCTGCGCCGCGCCGTATTCCGAGAGCGGGCTGGCCGCCGGAGCGAGCGGCCCAGCGGCCAGGGCGGCGCTCGCCGTCCGGCGCTCTACCGAGCGGTCACCCGCGGCGAAGAGCAGGTCGATGTTGCGCCGCGCCGCACCCGGGTCGAAGGCAGCGGGTGCCTGGCCCGGCAGCGGTCGGGCACGGCTTTGCTCCCGTGCGGCCATGCCGCGCGGGTCGAGAGGCTCAGCCGACGCTGCTGGCGCCTGCAGCGGGCCGAGGTCGACGGGCGCGGCGAAGCGGTGGCGCGACGCGCGCGACGCGTCCTCGTCGGCACCCACGCCGCCGCCGGCGAGCTCGTCCTCGTCACGCTCATCATCCTCGTCGTCGGCGTCGTCGCTGCGCGCCGCTGCCACGCGCTGCGGTAGGGCGCGCGCCGCGCGCCAGCGCAGCACCCACCAGGTCCCGACGGTGCCGCCGAGGAGCACGATGGCGATGATCGCGAAGACCAACCACGCCGCCCGCCGCCCGGGCGCCGCCTCGTCGACCATCGCGAAGGCCGCGAGCTCGGCGGAGACGATATTCGAGCCCTCGCCACCTTCCAGCTCGAGCTGGAAGTCGTGCAGCTTGCCGTCGAAGATCTTGGGCAAGCTGAAGCTCAGCACCTGCTGATTCAGCAGTTGATCACCGACCGCGTCGAAGGCCTGCACCACGCCGGCGGGATCCTTGGCCTCGCGGAAGGTGCCAGCGCCGGTGCGGCTGAGCTCGAAGAGGGTGCGCAGCCGCGCTGGCTCGAGCGGCGCGTAGCCGATGCTATGAACCG includes the following:
- the tssK gene encoding type VI secretion system baseplate subunit TssK, whose translation is MRKPMWKEGLFIMPQHLQLMDAYHERLVDTRLGMVATHGWGVSELEIDPDELARGVFRLSRCRAVLPDGALVEIDRDQPLKGLAVTLAGDARVARGVEVFLAVPSQDVGGASPEQAPSGTRYLSGAQLLADVYRTAADTEIDYVRPNVQLLFGHDNRQNFVTLKLAELVPGDSGRLVVSDLYVPPCLSLRPAPALRARLERLVAALAAKQKDLVTKYGGRAASMVEFGAADLATFWYLHTVNGALPTLMHYASGPVHPEPLYLALATLAGQLATFDAASDPLDLPPYDHAALAGTLYPLLERVLRLLGSVVSARYTTLRLDQTQPGLFVAAIDDPQLLRRAQLYLVAGGDVPEETLRDDVPRYVKAGSVDQIAHIVQAALPGVAVRIDLAPPAAVPVRAHMVYLRLEKQGRYWDAVAQAGTLAIYQPVRPDRVQLELIAVGG
- the tssJ gene encoding type VI secretion system lipoprotein TssJ, translated to MPAASHPAILALPSRGCGARGACALLPLLLLAASASCRPTPPSGDEVLGKLQGAGARGGPGGACEPPPIEIFLQASEQLNPNADGQSMPVEVRVLLLRDRQVFDQLDFETVWQRASEALGRELLQSVSFTAYPGKLEIFPLRSHREATYVALVAVFRESSDRRWQHVVDLGAQSRRCADKDALHTIVHAQLQGFTINEPEAVPAASEP
- a CDS encoding FHA domain-containing protein, which codes for MRAALVGLLLATVGFDGVAGAQVRARPTLRVDRLDARKPPALQLYVSDLDSTGAAITDRQRKSYRLLVDGLPQSSPSKARRFGELNEPIVATLVIQVSPTLRDVLTEAVEGGKRFIDALPAGSKVGLVAFTDVVVQDVRPAPPAEVKRALDDLRIREDAVEIQLPDAVRDALEGLTQTKGSEARALVLLSDGLTANLDFAVFAELGARAKDKGVSVHSIGYAPLEPARLRTLFELSRTGAGTFREAKDPAGVVQAFDAVGDQLLNQQVLSFSLPKIFDGKLHDFQLELEGGEGSNIVSAELAAFAMVDEAAPGRRAAWLVFAIIAIVLLGGTVGTWWVLRWRAARALPQRVAAARSDDADDEDDERDEDELAGGGVGADEDASRASRHRFAAPVDLGPLQAPAASAEPLDPRGMAAREQSRARPLPGQAPAAFDPGAARRNIDLLFAAGDRSVERRTASAALAAGPLAPAASPLSEYGAAQAQPPTWGSAPAHAPNSGLVVLAPPAAAPVAAERPAPEAFPAEAALPAPSLHSPSSQGAFGGFRLPLPDPDGSAGPPLAEQGHGPALRLPDPEDYLRRVAHAAPAPALARPAAVPGYGAPLMAPAPAPAPAPAAPLPASAPAPAGAAPFLAVQPLAAEGVQPGRMLDRKTAVLAVEQITDVDFSAWIVPLDQPTMPTIVVGNGFRLAAEAGAELRLPPEDAPGLEGTICLDSRGYRVELRGAQGQVLAQPLNDGDSFNVGARRFLFKLAARFPQRQLAAARLEVLTGLDQGRSLGLRDGVACALGCHPSNAFVIRGEGVGERHAVVLRKDKGCIVADLGAEGGVWYQGQRIGQQTVMPGEEFAVGAVRLLFTVEA